One part of the Nostoc sp. PCC 7120 = FACHB-418 genome encodes these proteins:
- a CDS encoding DUF2358 domain-containing protein: MKIIEILKQDYQRFPVNQTYSIYAEDVYFQDPLNKFRGITRYKQMINFMQTWFLNIKMDLHDIQHLEDKIKTEWTLSWNTPVPWKPRISISGWSELGLNSKGLIVSHIDYWQCSPFDVIKQHFFQVNN, translated from the coding sequence ATGAAAATTATTGAAATTCTTAAGCAAGACTATCAGCGATTTCCCGTGAATCAAACTTACAGCATTTATGCAGAAGACGTTTATTTTCAAGACCCACTAAATAAATTTCGTGGGATTACACGTTATAAACAAATGATTAATTTCATGCAAACTTGGTTTTTAAATATCAAAATGGATTTGCATGATATTCAACATTTAGAAGACAAAATCAAAACCGAATGGACGCTGAGTTGGAATACTCCCGTACCTTGGAAGCCACGTATTTCCATCTCCGGTTGGAGTGAACTAGGTCTTAACTCCAAGGGTTTGATTGTCTCTCATATTGATTATTGGCAATGTTCCCCCTTCGATGTCATCAAACAACATTTCTTCCAGGTAAATAATTAG
- a CDS encoding TRC40/GET3/ArsA family transport-energizing ATPase — protein MRVILMTGKGGVGKTSVAAATGLRCAELGYRTLVLSTDPAHSLADSFDMELGHAPKQIRPNLWGAELDALQELEGNWGAVKRYITQVLQARGLDGVQAEELAILPGMDEIFGLVRMKRHYDEGDFDVLIIDSAPTGTALRLLSLPEVGGWYMRRFYKPFQNISVALRPLVEPIFKPIAGFSLPDKEVMDAPYEFYEQIEALEKVLTDNTQTSVRLVTNPEKMVIKESLRAHAYLSLYNVATDLVVANRIIPAEVQDPFFQRWKQNQEEYRQEIHENFHPLPVKEVPLFSEEMCGLAALERLKETLYKDEDPTQVYYKETTVRVVQENNQYSLELYLPGIPKNQVQLSKTGDELNITIGNHRRNLVLPQALAALQPSGAKMEDDYLKIRFADNVKL, from the coding sequence ATGCGAGTAATCTTGATGACAGGGAAAGGCGGCGTAGGTAAAACCTCGGTGGCTGCTGCAACTGGGCTGCGGTGTGCAGAATTAGGCTATCGGACACTGGTCTTGAGTACAGACCCCGCTCACTCATTAGCAGACAGTTTTGACATGGAACTAGGCCATGCACCAAAACAAATCCGTCCCAACTTGTGGGGTGCAGAACTAGATGCACTGCAAGAACTAGAAGGAAACTGGGGTGCGGTGAAGCGCTACATTACCCAAGTTTTGCAAGCTAGGGGTTTAGATGGAGTGCAAGCGGAAGAATTAGCCATCCTACCAGGCATGGATGAGATTTTTGGCTTAGTGAGAATGAAGCGCCACTATGATGAAGGTGATTTTGATGTATTAATTATCGACTCTGCACCTACTGGTACAGCATTGCGCCTCTTGAGCTTACCAGAAGTGGGCGGCTGGTATATGCGGCGTTTTTACAAACCATTCCAAAATATCTCAGTTGCGTTGCGTCCATTGGTTGAACCTATATTTAAACCAATTGCTGGGTTTTCCTTGCCAGATAAAGAGGTGATGGATGCGCCTTATGAGTTTTATGAACAAATTGAAGCTCTGGAAAAAGTATTAACAGATAATACACAAACTTCTGTGCGTCTTGTTACAAACCCAGAGAAGATGGTTATTAAGGAATCCTTACGCGCTCACGCATATTTAAGCTTGTATAATGTTGCCACAGATTTAGTTGTGGCTAATCGCATTATCCCTGCGGAAGTACAAGATCCATTCTTCCAACGCTGGAAACAAAATCAGGAAGAATACCGTCAAGAAATTCATGAAAATTTCCATCCTTTACCAGTGAAGGAAGTGCCACTTTTTTCCGAGGAAATGTGTGGTCTGGCGGCTTTAGAACGCTTAAAAGAAACCCTGTATAAAGATGAAGATCCAACTCAGGTATATTACAAAGAAACCACTGTCAGAGTGGTGCAAGAAAATAACCAATACAGTTTAGAATTGTATTTACCTGGGATTCCCAAAAACCAAGTTCAACTCAGTAAAACTGGAGATGAATTAAACATCACTATTGGTAATCATCGCCGCAATTTAGTGCTACCACAGGCTTTGGCAGCATTGCAACCATCAGGAGCAAAGATGGAAGATGATTACTTAAAAATCCGTTTTGCTGATAACGTGAAACTTTAA